One stretch of Roseovarius mucosus DNA includes these proteins:
- a CDS encoding HlyD family secretion protein codes for MIELLLTSFPVIIRYFQLKRRGEAMTVWNMRTAVLIWAVLAFLLFLLIFYFHPKSYSGIVPFRTISVVSQASGPVTAINVINGQRVEAGDLLFQVDDRAQRAALEQAEAEFAKISAAETKAAETLKVAQASVAEAEASLDKLRVDLDNALTLVTRNVGTRDAVRQLESSVAIAEAGVAAAEAQVALAQTDISQTLPAQRRAAEAALHSAQVALAQTEVHAYTGGVVTQLAMSLGSPASTLILSPAMVIIPDRPQGTPVRTVAGFSQVANSTIYEGMPAEIACDSNISLSFRDAVLPARVVSVQPAISTGQIVPGGRLMDPAEMLRRGSILVYFELAHPEHEKIMLDGSGCMIQTYTSNLPGFFGHVIAATGVVKAVGLRIKVWGSLVSGVGLAGGGGH; via the coding sequence GTGATTGAGCTGCTTCTGACCTCTTTCCCGGTCATTATCCGGTATTTCCAGCTCAAGCGTCGCGGCGAGGCGATGACCGTCTGGAACATGCGCACAGCGGTTCTGATCTGGGCGGTGCTGGCCTTCTTGCTCTTCCTCCTCATCTTTTATTTCCACCCCAAATCCTATTCGGGCATCGTGCCGTTCCGCACCATTTCCGTGGTGTCACAGGCCAGCGGGCCTGTGACGGCGATCAACGTCATCAATGGCCAACGGGTCGAAGCGGGCGATCTTTTGTTCCAAGTCGATGACCGGGCTCAACGCGCCGCCCTGGAACAGGCAGAGGCGGAATTCGCCAAGATCAGCGCGGCCGAGACCAAGGCCGCCGAGACGCTCAAGGTCGCCCAAGCCTCTGTTGCCGAGGCAGAGGCGTCGCTCGACAAGCTGCGCGTCGATCTCGATAACGCGCTGACGCTTGTCACCCGCAACGTCGGCACGCGCGATGCCGTGCGCCAATTGGAATCCTCGGTCGCGATTGCCGAGGCTGGGGTTGCCGCAGCAGAGGCGCAGGTTGCCTTGGCTCAGACGGATATTTCCCAAACCCTTCCCGCGCAACGCCGCGCTGCCGAAGCCGCCCTGCACAGCGCGCAAGTCGCCTTGGCGCAAACCGAGGTGCATGCCTATACGGGCGGTGTTGTCACCCAGCTTGCCATGAGCTTGGGCAGCCCCGCCTCGACCCTGATCCTCAGCCCGGCCATGGTGATCATCCCCGACCGGCCACAAGGCACGCCCGTGCGCACCGTTGCGGGATTTTCTCAGGTTGCCAACAGCACGATCTACGAGGGCATGCCCGCCGAAATCGCCTGCGACAGCAATATAAGCCTGTCATTTCGCGATGCGGTCCTTCCGGCGCGCGTGGTCTCGGTGCAACCGGCCATCTCCACGGGGCAGATCGTGCCCGGTGGTCGCCTGATGGACCCCGCCGAAATGCTGCGGCGCGGGTCGATCCTTGTTTATTTTGAACTGGCGCATCCCGAGCATGAAAAGATCATGCTCGATGGCAGCGGCTGCATGATTCAGACCTATACCAGCAATCTGCCCGGCTTTTTCGGCCATGTGATCGCAGCCACCGGCGTGGTCAAGGCGGTGGGGCTGCGCATCAAGGTCTGGGGATCGCTGGTGTCGGGTGTGGGCCTGGCCGGGGGGGGTGGTCACTAG
- a CDS encoding EcsC family protein yields the protein MELLGRPIDETETERRLRALVARNAQAGNGVIDLLNLVGGRAEGLLDRLPPSLRARLNETTEEALRRAAEMAHRSRGVVGDQPGWMARALTTSMGAVGGIGGLPTALAELPITVTVLLRAIQDVAVEYGFDPSEPAVRFDSVQVFGAAGPLERDDGANLGFLGSRMTVTGPGLNALIARVAPRLAAVLGQKLAAQTVPILGAAAGAATNYAYTRYYQDMAQVHFGLRRLAIDAGRDHSALCAEFRAMAQSTPGRAS from the coding sequence ATGGAGCTTTTGGGCCGACCGATTGACGAGACCGAAACCGAGCGGCGCTTGCGCGCGCTGGTGGCGCGCAATGCGCAGGCGGGCAACGGGGTGATTGATCTGCTCAACCTTGTGGGTGGGCGCGCCGAGGGGTTGCTGGATCGCTTGCCGCCCAGTTTGCGCGCGCGGCTCAATGAAACCACCGAAGAGGCGCTGCGCCGCGCCGCCGAAATGGCGCATCGCTCGCGCGGGGTTGTGGGCGATCAGCCGGGCTGGATGGCGCGGGCGCTGACCACCTCAATGGGGGCGGTGGGCGGCATCGGCGGCCTGCCCACAGCGCTGGCCGAACTGCCGATCACGGTTACCGTGCTCTTGCGCGCCATTCAGGATGTGGCGGTGGAATACGGGTTTGACCCATCCGAACCCGCTGTGCGGTTCGATTCGGTGCAGGTGTTCGGCGCGGCAGGGCCGCTCGAGCGCGACGATGGGGCCAATCTGGGCTTTCTGGGCAGTCGGATGACTGTCACCGGCCCCGGGCTCAACGCGCTTATCGCGCGGGTGGCCCCGCGTCTGGCGGCGGTCTTGGGCCAAAAGCTGGCGGCGCAGACCGTGCCGATTTTGGGGGCCGCAGCAGGGGCGGCGACCAATTATGCCTACACCCGCTATTATCAGGATATGGCGCAGGTGCATTTCGGGCTCCGTCGGCTGGCGATTGACGCCGGTCGCGACCATTCCGCGTTATGCGCCGAGTTTCGTGCAATGGCCCAAAGCACACCGGGCCGCGCCAGCTGA
- a CDS encoding GNAT family N-acetyltransferase produces MFTLETEKPVDYWEVEALYDLCFAPGREALSSYRLRDDVSPVRDLCLVVRDHDRILAGAIRYWPVRIGTARALLLGPVAVHPTHQGEGLGALLMRDSLERAAALGWERVILVGDAPYYSRFGFTKLTAVEMPPPTNPERVLGLELRPGAWEDVAGKVMRDA; encoded by the coding sequence ATGTTCACCCTCGAGACGGAGAAACCCGTTGATTACTGGGAGGTTGAGGCCCTATATGACCTGTGTTTCGCGCCGGGGCGCGAGGCACTGTCGTCTTACCGGCTGCGTGATGATGTGTCCCCCGTGCGCGATCTGTGCCTTGTGGTGCGCGATCATGACAGGATTTTGGCCGGGGCAATCCGCTATTGGCCTGTTCGGATCGGCACGGCGCGCGCGCTTTTGCTGGGGCCTGTTGCCGTACATCCCACCCATCAGGGCGAGGGGCTGGGCGCGCTGCTCATGCGCGACAGTCTGGAGCGCGCAGCGGCGCTCGGCTGGGAGCGGGTGATCTTGGTGGGCGACGCGCCCTACTATAGCCGCTTTGGATTTACCAAGCTGACCGCCGTGGAAATGCCGCCCCCCACCAACCCAGAGCGTGTGCTGGGGCTGGAACTGCGCCCCGGCGCGTGGGAGGATGTGGCTGGCAAAGTGATGCGCGACGCTTGA
- a CDS encoding flavin reductase family protein, which translates to MFYRPEEGHGLPHNPFNAIVTPRPIGWISTRGADGQDNLAPYSFFNAVAYVPPQVMFASTSAKPDRGDTKDSVANIRETGVFCVNIVSEALRDAMNQTSGAWGREVDEFTDAGLDKATCETIACSRVAASPASLECKLTQIVQLPGEANFVVFGEVIGVHMRDDCMVEGRFDVTRFNPLTRLGYQDYSVIRETFSLKRPGE; encoded by the coding sequence ATGTTTTACCGACCCGAAGAGGGCCATGGCCTGCCCCATAACCCGTTCAACGCCATCGTGACACCGCGTCCGATTGGCTGGATTTCGACCCGTGGGGCCGATGGGCAGGACAATCTGGCCCCCTATTCGTTTTTCAATGCGGTCGCCTATGTGCCGCCACAGGTGATGTTCGCCTCGACCAGCGCCAAGCCGGATCGCGGCGATACCAAGGACAGCGTCGCTAATATCCGCGAGACAGGCGTCTTTTGCGTCAATATCGTCAGCGAAGCATTGCGTGATGCCATGAACCAGACCTCTGGCGCGTGGGGCCGTGAGGTGGATGAATTCACCGATGCCGGGTTGGACAAGGCGACCTGCGAAACCATCGCCTGTTCCCGCGTGGCGGCAAGCCCGGCCAGTCTGGAATGCAAGCTGACGCAGATTGTGCAACTGCCCGGCGAGGCGAATTTCGTGGTCTTTGGCGAGGTGATCGGCGTGCATATGCGCGACGACTGCATGGTCGAGGGCCGGTTTGACGTGACCCGGTTCAATCCGCTGACCCGGCTTGGGTATCAGGATTATTCGGTGATCCGCGAGACTTTCAGTTTGAAGCGACCGGGGGAGTAA
- a CDS encoding ABC transporter permease, which produces MSETLLHRLAWVVVVLCVAPILAAALAAFAGDLQTWRDVLSSVLPRYTATTLTLVAIVGVSTAVIGSVTAWLVTVYRFPGARLLEVALALPLAFPAYVMAYAYTHFLDHPGPVQTALRAITGWGPRDYWFPEVRSLGGAALMLTIVLYPYVYLLARASFRQQSGNAFLVARTLGRSPMQAFWRVALPMARPAIAGGALLAVMETIADFGTVAFFNVQTFATGIYQAWFSLGDRAAAAQLALCLLSFALLLAGLERASRGRSRTAGRGARFETMERPQLRGAAGWGAFTLCFLPVLFGFIIPVIMLGEMAIGSGQNILSARYLGFMTNSVLLASVAAVLTVVGAILVGFRARTRPGRSARWLVMGAGLGYAVPGGVIAVGLMVPMAGLDNAIDAFMQETFGIRTGLLITGSIWLMIMAYMVRFMAAALNAYDSGMATVPGHLDAIGRSLGQPGPKLLTRVHLPVARTSVLTALLIVFVDVMKELPATLILHPFDFQTLAVQAHRLAADERLSEAAVPSLVLVAFGLIPVLILCRTLGRESMGRRAAKLGTAISAG; this is translated from the coding sequence ATGAGCGAAACCCTTTTGCACCGCCTTGCCTGGGTCGTCGTCGTGCTCTGCGTGGCGCCTATCCTTGCGGCGGCGCTCGCGGCCTTCGCGGGCGATTTGCAGACCTGGCGCGATGTGCTGTCCTCTGTCTTGCCGCGTTATACCGCGACGACCCTGACGCTGGTCGCCATCGTCGGCGTCAGCACGGCGGTGATCGGATCGGTTACGGCTTGGCTGGTGACGGTCTACCGCTTTCCCGGTGCGCGGCTTTTAGAGGTGGCGCTGGCGCTGCCGCTGGCGTTTCCGGCCTATGTCATGGCCTATGCCTATACGCATTTTCTGGACCATCCCGGCCCGGTGCAAACCGCCTTGCGCGCGATCACGGGTTGGGGGCCGCGCGATTACTGGTTTCCAGAGGTGCGCAGCCTTGGCGGGGCGGCCCTGATGCTGACAATCGTGCTCTATCCTTATGTCTACCTTCTCGCGCGGGCCTCGTTTCGGCAGCAATCGGGCAATGCGTTCCTTGTGGCGCGCACGCTGGGGCGTTCGCCGATGCAGGCCTTCTGGCGGGTGGCCCTGCCGATGGCGCGCCCGGCGATTGCGGGCGGGGCACTTCTTGCGGTTATGGAGACGATCGCCGATTTCGGCACCGTGGCGTTTTTCAACGTCCAGACCTTTGCCACCGGCATCTATCAGGCGTGGTTCAGCCTTGGCGACCGGGCGGCGGCGGCGCAACTGGCGCTGTGCCTGCTCAGTTTCGCGCTGCTCTTGGCCGGGTTAGAGCGGGCAAGCCGGGGGCGGTCGCGCACCGCCGGGCGCGGCGCACGGTTCGAGACGATGGAACGCCCGCAGTTGCGCGGTGCGGCGGGTTGGGGGGCCTTTACGCTCTGTTTTCTGCCGGTGCTGTTTGGCTTCATCATTCCGGTGATCATGCTGGGGGAAATGGCCATCGGCTCGGGGCAAAATATCCTTTCGGCGCGCTATCTCGGGTTCATGACCAATTCGGTGCTCTTGGCCAGTGTCGCGGCAGTGCTGACGGTGGTGGGGGCAATCCTCGTGGGGTTTCGCGCCCGCACCCGTCCGGGGCGCAGCGCGCGCTGGCTGGTGATGGGGGCAGGTCTGGGCTACGCCGTGCCCGGTGGCGTCATTGCCGTTGGCCTCATGGTGCCGATGGCGGGGCTGGACAACGCCATCGACGCCTTCATGCAAGAGACATTCGGCATCCGCACCGGGCTTTTGATCACCGGATCAATCTGGCTCATGATCATGGCCTATATGGTGCGGTTCATGGCGGCGGCGCTCAACGCCTATGACAGTGGCATGGCGACGGTGCCGGGGCATCTTGATGCGATTGGCCGCTCTTTGGGGCAGCCGGGGCCAAAACTGCTGACACGGGTGCATCTGCCGGTGGCGCGCACCTCGGTTCTGACCGCGCTTTTGATCGTCTTTGTCGATGTGATGAAGGAATTGCCCGCCACCCTGATCCTGCACCCCTTTGATTTTCAGACGCTGGCGGTTCAGGCGCACCGCCTCGCCGCCGATGAGCGGTTGTCAGAGGCGGCGGTGCCATCGCTGGTGCTGGTGGCGTTCGGACTGATCCCGGTGCTGATCCTCTGCCGCACGCTGGGCCGCGAGAGCATGGGGCGGCGCGCGGCAAAACTGGGCACGGCGATTTCAGCGGGGTAG
- the cobT gene encoding nicotinate-nucleotide--dimethylbenzimidazole phosphoribosyltransferase, with amino-acid sequence MPSPFSSLSDFAALLRAAPGTDAAATQAAQARDADLTKPPGALGRLEDLAQWYCGWRGNARARVTAPQVIVFAGNHGVVAQGISAFPAAVTAQMVANFRAGGAAVNQLAAQVGARMDVVALDLDRPTGDISLGPAMSEDDMLRALNIGWDAVDPATDLLVVGEMGIGNTTSAAAIALALFGGGAEGWTGRGTGLADAALAHKAQIVARAVTVNAASGAGGLEVLRRLGGRELVAMAGAMARARQLRVPVVLDGFICTAAAACLHAECPGALDHAIAGHVSAEPGHPRLLHALGKEPLLALGLRLGEGSGGVLAMGIVQAALACHSGMATFAEAGVSGA; translated from the coding sequence ATGCCGTCTCCTTTCTCTTCGCTTTCGGATTTCGCAGCCCTCTTGCGCGCGGCCCCCGGCACCGATGCGGCGGCGACGCAAGCGGCGCAAGCCCGCGACGCAGACCTCACCAAACCCCCCGGCGCGCTGGGGCGGCTTGAAGATCTGGCGCAATGGTATTGCGGCTGGCGCGGCAACGCACGGGCGCGGGTGACAGCACCGCAAGTGATCGTCTTTGCAGGCAATCATGGGGTGGTGGCGCAGGGCATTTCCGCCTTTCCTGCGGCTGTCACTGCGCAGATGGTGGCGAATTTTCGGGCGGGCGGGGCGGCGGTCAATCAATTGGCGGCGCAAGTGGGCGCGCGGATGGATGTGGTCGCGCTCGATCTGGATCGGCCCACGGGCGATATCAGCCTTGGCCCGGCCATGTCCGAAGACGACATGCTGCGCGCGCTCAACATCGGCTGGGATGCGGTGGACCCGGCTACAGACCTTTTGGTTGTGGGCGAGATGGGCATCGGCAACACCACCTCTGCGGCGGCGATTGCGCTGGCGCTCTTTGGCGGCGGGGCCGAGGGATGGACGGGGCGCGGCACCGGGCTGGCCGATGCGGCACTGGCGCACAAGGCACAGATCGTGGCGCGGGCGGTCACGGTCAACGCCGCCTCTGGGGCAGGGGGGCTAGAGGTTTTGCGCCGCTTGGGCGGGCGCGAATTGGTGGCGATGGCCGGGGCCATGGCGCGGGCGCGGCAGCTGCGTGTTCCGGTCGTGCTCGATGGCTTTATCTGCACCGCCGCCGCCGCCTGTCTGCACGCGGAATGCCCCGGCGCGCTTGATCACGCCATAGCCGGGCATGTCAGCGCCGAGCCGGGTCATCCACGCCTCTTGCACGCATTGGGCAAAGAGCCGCTTTTGGCGCTGGGCCTGCGTCTGGGCGAGGGCTCGGGCGGGGTTCTGGCGATGGGTATCGTGCAAGCGGCGCTCGCCTGTCATTCTGGTATGGCCACCTTTGCCGAGGCGGGCGTGTCGGGGGCGTAA
- the cobS gene encoding adenosylcobinamide-GDP ribazoletransferase, producing the protein MAENDKALIRLRDMPLALSLLSRLAVPLRRFDRGARAAWAYPLAGLVLGGMAALGGIAALALGLPTPVAALVSLSLQVVLTGAMHEDGLADTADGLWGGWTPARRLEIMKDSHIGSYGVIALILSLGARGVALWLLFEVSPALATSAILAAALLSRAMMPLVMCALPHARASGLSQAQGRAPRATATVGLALAVGLALVLVGAAGLNALVAAAVATCALGLIARAKIGGQTGDILGATQQLAEIAVLFSLLM; encoded by the coding sequence ATGGCAGAAAACGACAAGGCGTTGATCCGCCTCAGAGATATGCCGCTGGCGCTGAGCCTGCTCAGTCGCTTGGCCGTGCCGTTGCGGCGGTTTGATCGCGGCGCGCGGGCGGCTTGGGCCTATCCGTTGGCGGGGCTGGTGCTGGGCGGTATGGCGGCCTTGGGTGGGATCGCCGCCCTGGCACTCGGGCTGCCCACGCCGGTTGCGGCGCTTGTGAGCCTGAGCCTACAGGTGGTTCTGACCGGGGCCATGCACGAAGACGGGTTGGCAGATACTGCCGATGGTCTTTGGGGGGGATGGACGCCGGCGCGGCGGCTCGAGATTATGAAAGACAGCCATATCGGCAGCTACGGGGTCATTGCGCTGATCCTGTCACTGGGCGCGCGCGGTGTGGCGCTCTGGCTGCTTTTTGAGGTCAGTCCGGCACTGGCGACCTCTGCCATTCTGGCCGCCGCCCTGCTGTCACGCGCGATGATGCCTTTGGTCATGTGTGCCCTGCCCCATGCCCGCGCCAGCGGGTTGTCGCAGGCGCAGGGGCGCGCGCCGCGGGCGACGGCGACGGTTGGGCTGGCCCTTGCGGTGGGTCTGGCGCTTGTTCTTGTCGGTGCGGCAGGGCTGAACGCGCTGGTTGCGGCGGCCGTTGCCACCTGCGCCCTTGGCCTGATTGCCCGCGCCAAAATCGGGGGGCAAACCGGCGACATCCTTGGGGCCACGCAACAACTGGCGGAAATCGCGGTGTTGTTCAGCCTTTTGATGTGA